TAGCCATAAAATGGCCATAGCGCCGACAGCGTCCATCAGCATTATTTGTGGCGGCGTGAGTCCTTGCATTGAGCCAATTCCGGCAAACATTTATACACATAAAACCTTGTCAGGGTCGTTTACGGTAAAGAACAAGCACCTCACAGAAATTCTAGAGAGCAAGGGCTTGAATACCCAAGGCACGTGGACCTCAATCCTGGAAAACGAAGGGTCTGTGCAGCATCTCAATGGCCTGACAGATGACGAGAAAGCGGTGTTCCGCACGGCCTTTGAAATTGATCAGCGTTGGGTTGTCGAAATGGCAGCCGACCGCACCCCCTTTGTTTGCCAAGGTCAGTCGATCAATGTGTTTATACCGTCTGACATCGACAAGTGGGATCTCATGATGCTGCATTGGAAAGCATGGGAGTCAGGCGTGAAAAGTTTGTATTACTGCCGCTCCAAATCAGTGCAGCGCGCTGGCTTTGCTGGTGGCGTCGAATCTGATAACACGCGAGCGTGGCCTCAAGCTGAATTGGCGCTGTCCGAGCGGACAGACTATGAAGAATGCCTCGCCTGCCAGTAAGTCTCTGAGTCAACATATTAACTTTCAGCGCAGCAGCTGTACCGGATAAGTCATGAATAGTATTTCACCCAGCACCAAGCCCAGCCTGTTAACGCCGAGCCATAGCTATAAGCCGTTCCGGTATCCGTGGGCGCATGACTTCTGGAAACGCCAGCAGCAGATTCACTGGATGCCGGAAGAAGTGCCTTTGGGTGAAGATTGTAAAGACTGGGCGAATAATCTAACGGATTCCGAGCGCAACCTTCTGACTCAGATTTTCCGTTTCTTCACACAGTCCGATGTTGAAGTGAACGACAATTACATGGAGCGTTACAGCCGGGTCTTTAAGCCAACGGAAATTAAAATGATGTTGGCCGCGTTCTCGAATATCGAGACTGTTCACATTGCCGCGTATGCGCTTCTGCTTGAGACAATCGGCATGCCCGAGAGTGAATTTACCGCCTTTCTTGAATATGAAGAAATGGCAGCCAAGCATGATTACATGCAAAAATTTACCGTCGACAATCCGGCGGAAATTGCGCGCACTGTCGCAATGTTTGGTGGCTTCACCGAGGGGCTGCAGCTGTTTGCCAGCTTCGCCATGCTATTGAACTTCCCGCGCCAAAATAAAATGAAGGGTATGGGGCAAATCGTGTCGTGGTCGGTGCGTGATGAAAGCCTGCATTGTGAAGGCATGATCAAACTCTTTCATACCTTTTGCCAGGAAACACAATGCCTGACGCCTGCCTTGAAGGATGACATTACGGATTGCGCCCGCACGGTTGTCGATATGGAAGACAAATTTATCGACCTGGCGTTTGAAATGGGGCCTATCAATGGCATGACGCCAAAGGATATTCAGTCGTATATCCGTTACATTGCAGATTGGCGTTTGCAGCAACTTGGCCTGCAGCCAATTTACAATATCAAAGAACATCCTATTCCCTGGTTGGAAGAAATTCTAAATGGTGTTGAGCATGCCAACTTCTTTGAAGCGCGTGCCACGGAATATTCAAAGAATGCGACCAGGGGTGAATGGCACGGGGCTGATGGTGTTTGGGCGCATTTCGACAAAATGGCCGCGCGGAATAAAGAGACTGCTGCATCTTAAATTCAAGCGTTTTAGAATTAAGTTTGAAGCCAAAGTGACCGTTTTTTGACGGTCGTAGATGAGACGTTCTTTACCCTTATTGCTGCATGTAAGATAAACCCTTCTTCATAGGAGAGGCTCCATGGTTTATCGCATTATTGTTGCTGTTGCCTGTTCACTGTTCTTTCCCGCCGCAGTGTCAGCGCAATCCCTGCCGTGGCCGCTGATTATTGGGCATCGCGGGGCGAGCGGCCTTTTACCAGAGCACACCCTAGAAGCTTATGAATTGGCAATTGCCCAAGGTGCTCATTTCATCGAGCCAGATTTGATCAGCACTAAAGATGGTGTCTTAATTGCACGACACGAGAATGAGTTGTCGGATACGACCGACGTTGCGCTAAAATTTCCCGAGCGCAAGACAACGCGTTTGATTGATGGTCTCGAATTTACCGGGTGGTTTGCGGAAGACTTCACCCTGGCTG
This genomic stretch from Rhodospirillaceae bacterium harbors:
- a CDS encoding ribonucleotide-diphosphate reductase subunit beta, which translates into the protein MNSISPSTKPSLLTPSHSYKPFRYPWAHDFWKRQQQIHWMPEEVPLGEDCKDWANNLTDSERNLLTQIFRFFTQSDVEVNDNYMERYSRVFKPTEIKMMLAAFSNIETVHIAAYALLLETIGMPESEFTAFLEYEEMAAKHDYMQKFTVDNPAEIARTVAMFGGFTEGLQLFASFAMLLNFPRQNKMKGMGQIVSWSVRDESLHCEGMIKLFHTFCQETQCLTPALKDDITDCARTVVDMEDKFIDLAFEMGPINGMTPKDIQSYIRYIADWRLQQLGLQPIYNIKEHPIPWLEEILNGVEHANFFEARATEYSKNATRGEWHGADGVWAHFDKMAARNKETAAS